The Deinococcus yavapaiensis KR-236 region ACGTCGAGCAACTCGGCGACGAGACCGTTTCGATGGCCGAAGCGCGGGCAAGGTACGTACCCTACGGCGTCTCGTTGCTCAACGACGGCAAGTACGGTGCGGACGTTCTGGGAGGCGAGGTGCGGCTTTCCATTCTTCGCAGCCCGATCTTCGGAGGAGGAGACCGCCCCGATCATCCCCGCCACGTGGATCAGTACCTGGATCAGGGAGTGTCCGAGACGCGCTGGGCACTGCTGCCCCACGCGGGCGCTTGGCAGGAAGCCGGGGTGGTTCACGCGGCCCAGGATTTCAACGAGCCTTTGACGTTCGTGCGGGAATACGCGCACGCCGGGACCTTGCCTCGCGCGAAATCCTTCCTGGCGATTTCACCTCCTCGGACCGTGGTCCTCACGGCGCTGAAGAAGGCGGAGGAAGGCGACGACTGGATCGTACGCCTCTACGAACCGCACGGGCGCGCTGCGCGCGCCCGCGTGGACTTGCACTTGCTGAACACCTCCCTGGAGGTGACGCTCTCGGCGAATCAAATCAAGACGTACCGAATCGGCAAGGACGGCCGTTCACGAGAAGTCGACTTCCTCGAAGAGGACGTTCGAACGTCCTCTTCGGACGTGAAAGAGCCGTCGGCGTGAGAAAGCCCGGCATGGCTTCGATGCGGAAGGGGCGGTCGGATGCCTGTCCGACCGCCCCTTCGACGGCGTGATCGCTCAAGCGCCGGTCGCGCGCTGAAAAGTCGAATTCGCGCCGCCATGTACCGTGCGGCCCTCGACGAGCGTCCAGAGGACTTCGAATTCGTCGTTCACAAGCACGAGGTCGGCGTCCGCTCCCACCGCGATTCGGCCTTTCGAGTGCAGACCGAGAAGCTCGGCGGGCGTCGACGTCGCCATCTTCACGGCGTCCGAGAGGGGCACGCCGAGCCGCACGGTGTTGCGCAGAGCCTCGTTCATGGTGACCGTGCTCGACGCGAGCGTTCCGTCGTCGAGGCGCGCGACGCCGTCTCGGACCGTCACCTTGTGGCCGCCGAACATGTACTCGCCGTCACCGAGGCCCATGGCTTGCAAGGCGTCCGTGATCAGGACCATGCCGCTCGCTCCCTTCACGCGGTACATCAACCGAACGATCGCGGGATGCAGATGAACGTGATCGACGATGGCTTGCACGCTGACCCCGTCGTTCTCGAGGGCGGCCACGACCAAGCCGGGATCGCGGTGATGAATGGGCCGCATTCCGTTGAAGCAGTGCGTGACGTGGCTCGCTCCGCACGCGAAAGCCTGGGCGGCTTCCTCATACGTCGCGTCCGAGTGGGCGACGGCCACGATGACGTTTCGGTCACGCAGATAGCGCGTCAACTCCAGACCTCCGGGCAACTCGGGCGCGAGCGTCACCATGCGCAGCAGCGAACCCGCGTGCTGAAGAACCCGCTCCATCTCGGCGAGGTCCGGGTGGCGCAAGTAGAGTTCGTTTTGCATTCCCTTGCGGCGCGCGTTGAGGTAAGGTCCTTCCGCGTGAATCCCGACGATGGTCGCGCCCGGCTCGCGTCCGACTACCACGCGAACGCCGTCGACGAGCCGCAGCAGGTCTTCCAGGCTGGAACTGACGGACGTCACGAGAAACGACG contains the following coding sequences:
- the nagA gene encoding N-acetylglucosamine-6-phosphate deacetylase, yielding MESFWIENVRVVTDEGIVERGAVQVREGRIEAIVETNAPAQSSAYDGRGALLMPGMIDVHIHGANGRDMMDGTTSSIEEVSRACASTGCTSFLVTSVSSSLEDLLRLVDGVRVVVGREPGATIVGIHAEGPYLNARRKGMQNELYLRHPDLAEMERVLQHAGSLLRMVTLAPELPGGLELTRYLRDRNVIVAVAHSDATYEEAAQAFACGASHVTHCFNGMRPIHHRDPGLVVAALENDGVSVQAIVDHVHLHPAIVRLMYRVKGASGMVLITDALQAMGLGDGEYMFGGHKVTVRDGVARLDDGTLASSTVTMNEALRNTVRLGVPLSDAVKMATSTPAELLGLHSKGRIAVGADADLVLVNDEFEVLWTLVEGRTVHGGANSTFQRATGA